A part of Maridesulfovibrio hydrothermalis AM13 = DSM 14728 genomic DNA contains:
- a CDS encoding CBS domain-containing protein gives MSKKEELIKAETIITGHVNADFDCLAAIVAAGKLYPDATLIFPGSQEKNLRNFYMESATYFFNFKHLKEIDKSFVKLLVVVDTSRKIRIIHVSSILENPGLRIHIYDHHMKSECDLNPELIIKKPWGSSVAILSHEIRKRNISIHQEEATILGLGLYEDTGSFTFNSTTEHDFEAGKWLLQNGMELDVITDLLSRELSGQQITLLGRLLEGASTHTINDHEIVISEISTPDYVGDFSVLVHKFMDIENIKILFALGRMNDRIHLVARSRTSDIDVGTICANFGGGGHVYAASATIKDRTLAEVRDELFGLLYSKVTSRLNIENLMSKPPVAIPRDMTIDKAVERMTQYSLKGVPVVDNMENMRVVGVLEQKIADKALAHNLGDVEVEIYMQHPFSSIKIDCGLHRVMEIILGQKQRLVPVVDNDKVIAVVTRTDLINLLVEDPARIPESLFPDKKQERNIRNIMRNRLPNQLLDILETAGKMAEEIGTEAYVVGGFVRDVLLTKTNFDLDLVVESDGIEFAKKLAKKMDGRAKYHRKFKTAVVILPDGQRVDVATARLEYYEYPAALPTVELSSIKMDLYRRDFTVNALAVHINPPSFGKLVDFFGSQRDLKDRTIRVLHALSFVEDPTRIMRAVRFEQRFNFRIGGQTLSLIKNALKLNLINKLSGYRLVHELKLILNEKAVFSSIKRLNELGVLEAVHPMLTLNSARTQVLAELEKVLSWYSMLYLEPPIAVWKTYFLGMCMGLSKAKMEQIYDRFNFSQSERREFVHLREAIFWAAGNIMNIKQDLKPSEIYEILHPVPLEGVLFIMARTKREAIKKYISQYLTSLRLMKIDVSGDDLKELGLIPSPQYAKLLKQTKLACLDGIIKGKNEQIDFLKRKIKEFKPQRQT, from the coding sequence ATGTCAAAAAAAGAAGAACTGATTAAAGCGGAAACAATAATTACCGGTCATGTAAATGCGGATTTCGACTGTTTGGCCGCTATTGTTGCCGCCGGCAAACTTTATCCGGATGCTACTTTGATTTTTCCCGGCAGTCAGGAAAAAAATCTACGCAATTTTTATATGGAAAGCGCAACCTATTTCTTTAACTTTAAGCATTTAAAAGAAATTGATAAAAGTTTCGTCAAACTTTTAGTTGTGGTTGATACTTCGAGAAAAATAAGAATTATCCATGTCAGCTCTATCCTTGAAAATCCCGGATTGCGCATTCACATTTATGACCACCACATGAAGTCAGAATGTGACCTGAATCCTGAATTGATCATTAAAAAACCGTGGGGATCAAGTGTTGCCATTCTATCTCATGAAATCCGGAAAAGAAATATTTCTATACATCAGGAAGAAGCCACTATTTTAGGGCTTGGACTTTATGAAGACACCGGATCTTTTACCTTTAATTCCACCACGGAACATGATTTTGAAGCAGGAAAATGGCTGCTGCAAAATGGAATGGAGCTTGATGTCATCACCGACCTGCTCAGCCGCGAACTAAGCGGGCAGCAGATAACGTTGCTTGGAAGGCTTCTGGAAGGAGCATCAACCCATACAATTAATGATCACGAAATCGTGATTTCGGAAATCAGCACACCGGATTATGTTGGAGATTTCTCGGTGCTGGTGCATAAATTTATGGATATTGAAAATATCAAAATCCTTTTTGCGTTAGGCAGGATGAACGATCGCATACATCTTGTCGCCCGTTCCCGGACATCTGATATTGATGTCGGAACAATCTGCGCTAATTTCGGAGGCGGCGGTCATGTTTATGCCGCATCTGCAACCATTAAAGATAGAACTCTTGCTGAAGTTCGGGATGAACTGTTCGGCCTGCTCTACTCTAAAGTCACCTCGCGTTTGAATATTGAAAACTTGATGTCAAAGCCTCCTGTTGCAATTCCAAGAGATATGACCATTGATAAAGCCGTGGAACGCATGACCCAATACAGCCTTAAAGGTGTACCGGTTGTGGATAATATGGAAAATATGCGGGTTGTCGGAGTTCTGGAACAGAAAATTGCAGATAAAGCTCTGGCTCATAATCTTGGAGATGTTGAAGTGGAAATTTATATGCAGCATCCCTTCTCATCTATCAAAATTGATTGCGGTCTGCATCGGGTCATGGAAATTATACTGGGCCAAAAGCAAAGACTGGTTCCGGTTGTGGATAATGATAAAGTTATCGCAGTGGTTACCAGAACCGATCTGATCAACCTGCTTGTTGAAGATCCCGCGCGAATACCCGAATCTTTGTTTCCGGATAAAAAGCAGGAGCGCAATATACGAAACATTATGCGTAACCGCCTGCCTAATCAACTTTTAGATATCCTCGAAACAGCAGGAAAAATGGCTGAAGAGATTGGAACAGAAGCCTATGTTGTCGGTGGATTTGTACGCGACGTACTTTTAACAAAAACCAATTTCGACCTTGATCTGGTGGTTGAAAGCGACGGGATCGAGTTCGCCAAAAAGCTGGCAAAAAAAATGGATGGCCGGGCAAAATATCATCGAAAATTCAAAACTGCTGTAGTTATTCTTCCAGACGGGCAGAGAGTTGATGTTGCAACGGCCCGCCTTGAATATTATGAGTACCCTGCTGCCCTGCCTACGGTTGAACTTTCATCAATAAAAATGGATCTTTATCGTCGGGATTTTACAGTCAACGCTCTGGCCGTCCACATCAACCCTCCGAGCTTCGGTAAATTGGTGGACTTTTTCGGTTCTCAGCGTGATCTGAAAGACAGGACTATCCGTGTGCTTCATGCTTTAAGCTTTGTCGAAGATCCCACCCGCATTATGCGCGCAGTACGTTTCGAACAAAGGTTTAATTTCAGAATTGGAGGTCAAACTCTGAGTCTAATTAAAAATGCGCTTAAGCTGAACCTTATTAACAAACTTTCCGGTTACAGACTTGTTCACGAATTAAAACTGATACTTAACGAAAAGGCGGTTTTTTCGAGCATCAAGCGTCTGAATGAGCTTGGCGTACTTGAGGCTGTTCATCCTATGCTGACTCTTAATTCTGCCCGTACACAGGTGCTTGCTGAACTTGAAAAAGTTTTAAGCTGGTACAGCATGCTCTACCTTGAGCCGCCTATTGCAGTATGGAAAACATATTTTCTGGGAATGTGCATGGGGCTTTCCAAGGCAAAAATGGAACAGATTTATGACCGCTTTAATTTTTCCCAAAGTGAAAGACGTGAGTTTGTACATTTGCGGGAAGCCATTTTTTGGGCAGCCGGAAACATCATGAATATCAAACAAGATCTAAAGCCCAGTGAAATTTATGAAATACTTCACCCTGTACCACTGGAGGGAGTGCTTTTTATTATGGCCAGAACCAAACGAGAGGCTATTAAAAAATATATTTCACAATATCTTACCAGTCTCAGGCTTATGAAAATTGATGTTTCCGGTGATGACCTTAAGGAACTGGGACTCATTCCCAGTCCCCAGTATGCAAAACTTTTAAAGCAGACTAAGCTGGCCTGCCTTGATGGCATAATTAAAGGGAAAAATGAACAGATTGATTTTTTGAAAAGAAAAATTAAAGAGTTCAAGCCGCAAAGGCAGACATAG
- the xerD gene encoding site-specific tyrosine recombinase XerD, with amino-acid sequence MTENKNKTSCKHQWVDLYLEHLLIERGLSENSLDGYLSDLESFQSFLKERAAKIENTTSQTLLLYLTFLRSKALKSTSLARHLSSLRGFFAFITSRGLIKENPAVLLENPKLPRKIPEFLSPEEVGRILTRPKLTEKLGFRDRAMLELLYAAGMRVSELISLNIEDFDPQTGVLIIFGKGSKERLVPIHYVAQNYLNQYIKDWRPAFNPKVKNIFLNRSGKGLTRQGVWKMIKKFTLEAGIKRSISPHTFRHSFATHLLDGGADLRTVQLLLGHSDINATEIYTHIQAGRLLQLHKRFHPRSVM; translated from the coding sequence ATGACTGAGAACAAGAACAAAACATCCTGCAAACACCAATGGGTCGACCTGTATCTTGAGCACCTGCTCATCGAGCGGGGGCTTTCAGAAAACAGTCTTGATGGATATCTAAGTGATCTGGAATCATTTCAGTCCTTTCTGAAAGAAAGGGCAGCAAAGATAGAGAACACCACAAGTCAAACATTACTGCTCTACCTCACTTTTCTGAGGTCGAAGGCATTGAAATCTACCTCGCTGGCGAGGCATCTTTCATCTTTACGGGGGTTCTTTGCTTTCATTACATCACGGGGTTTAATAAAGGAAAACCCTGCTGTTTTGCTTGAAAACCCGAAACTCCCCAGAAAAATCCCTGAGTTCCTTTCACCGGAAGAAGTAGGCCGCATACTTACCCGTCCGAAGCTCACCGAAAAACTGGGCTTCAGAGACAGGGCAATGCTTGAACTGCTGTATGCAGCCGGAATGAGAGTCTCCGAATTAATCAGCTTGAATATTGAGGATTTTGATCCCCAAACCGGAGTACTCATCATTTTCGGCAAAGGTTCTAAAGAGCGGCTGGTGCCGATTCATTATGTGGCGCAAAATTACTTAAACCAATACATTAAAGATTGGCGTCCTGCTTTTAATCCCAAGGTTAAGAATATATTCTTAAACCGTTCAGGCAAGGGATTGACCAGACAGGGGGTCTGGAAAATGATCAAGAAGTTCACTCTGGAAGCTGGCATAAAAAGGTCCATATCCCCGCACACTTTTAGGCATTCGTTTGCCACCCACTTGCTGGATGGCGGTGCGGATCTGCGGACGGTCCAGCTACTTCTCGGTCACTCGGACATAAATGCTACTGAAATATACACACATATTCAAGCCGGAAGATTGCTCCAGCTTCATAAACGTTTTCACCCACGCTCTGTAATGTGA
- the lysA gene encoding diaminopimelate decarboxylase → MHHFEFKNNELHAENISIAELANEYGTPLYVYSAATLRRHFKAFDSAFTGLDHMTCYSVKANSNLSVLRLLAEMGAGMDIVSGGELFRALKAGVSSSKIVFSGVGKKAYEIAEALKADILMFNVESVGEMHRINEVAMSMNKTARISFRINPDVDPKTHPYISTGMKKNKFGLDMVTAKEAYQTAKKLSNVNPVGIDCHIGSQLTTIEPFLEALDKLLAFREELGLLGIEIEHLDLGGGLGITYDEEQPPHPKEFGEALSKALEGKNLKVILEPGRVIAGNAGILVTEVIYTKKTPTKDFLIVDAAMNDLVRPSLYQSYHNISEVVKNDRPVVDYDVVGPICESGDFLAKDREIPELMQGELLAVYSAGAYGFTMSSNYNSRLRAAEIIVDGDDVIVARRRETYEDLLNLES, encoded by the coding sequence ATGCATCATTTTGAGTTTAAAAATAATGAACTTCACGCTGAAAATATCAGCATAGCTGAGCTTGCCAACGAATATGGCACGCCTCTTTACGTATACTCCGCAGCTACATTGCGCAGACATTTTAAAGCATTTGATTCCGCTTTTACCGGTCTGGATCACATGACTTGTTATTCTGTTAAAGCCAATTCCAACCTCAGTGTGCTGAGGCTTCTGGCTGAAATGGGTGCAGGTATGGATATTGTCTCCGGTGGTGAACTTTTCAGAGCACTTAAAGCAGGTGTTTCCTCCAGCAAAATTGTTTTTTCAGGCGTAGGCAAAAAAGCATATGAAATAGCTGAAGCTCTTAAAGCAGATATCCTTATGTTCAATGTTGAGTCTGTCGGCGAAATGCACAGAATCAACGAAGTTGCCATGTCCATGAACAAGACAGCACGCATCAGCTTTCGCATCAATCCTGATGTTGACCCGAAGACCCATCCTTACATTTCTACCGGAATGAAAAAGAATAAATTCGGTCTAGATATGGTCACAGCAAAAGAAGCTTATCAGACAGCAAAAAAACTTTCTAACGTTAACCCTGTCGGCATAGATTGCCACATAGGTTCACAGCTGACGACTATCGAACCTTTCCTTGAAGCACTTGATAAACTTCTTGCTTTTAGAGAAGAGCTTGGACTTCTGGGCATTGAAATTGAACACCTCGACCTTGGCGGGGGACTCGGTATCACTTATGATGAAGAGCAGCCGCCTCATCCTAAAGAATTTGGAGAAGCACTCAGTAAAGCTCTTGAAGGTAAAAACCTTAAAGTAATACTTGAACCGGGACGAGTGATCGCCGGTAACGCAGGAATTCTCGTAACTGAAGTAATCTACACCAAAAAGACTCCTACCAAAGACTTTTTGATTGTTGACGCAGCGATGAATGACCTTGTTCGTCCTTCTCTCTACCAATCTTATCACAACATCTCAGAGGTTGTTAAAAATGACCGTCCTGTTGTCGACTATGACGTGGTCGGCCCCATTTGTGAATCAGGAGATTTTCTTGCTAAAGATCGCGAAATTCCTGAACTGATGCAGGGAGAGCTGCTGGCCGTATACTCTGCCGGAGCATATGGTTTTACTATGTCCTCTAACTACAATTCCCGTCTGAGAGCGGCTGAAATTATTGTAGATGGAGATGATGTAATCGTTGCACGCAGAAGGGAAACATACGAAGATCTGCTGAATCTCGAATCTTAA
- a CDS encoding LL-diaminopimelate aminotransferase: MSEFKLADRIATLPPYLFAEIDRLKAEVAAQGVDIISLGIGDPDLPTPEFIIEALYKAAQNPANHQYPSYVGMLTFRQAVADWYKERFNVQLDAATEVVSLIGSKEGIAHFPLAFVNPGDLVLVASPNYPVYPVASSFAGGEVEMIPLLEKNDYLPELDSIEDAKWDRAKIIFVNYPNNPTSAVATPAFYKELVAKAKKHNVIIVADAAYTEVYYEEDKKPISILETPGAKDVAIEFHSLSKTYNMTGWRCGMAVGNSSLVAGLGKVKENVDSGIFQAVQEAGIVALKEGEPYVKEFRKIYKERRDFVIDALKKINISCKVPDASIFVWAKTPEGYTSSEFVSKLLKETGVVVTPGNGFGDSGEGYFRISLTVDTDRLKEAVSRISQL; encoded by the coding sequence ATGTCCGAATTTAAACTTGCCGACAGGATTGCGACACTGCCACCTTATCTCTTCGCTGAAATTGACAGACTTAAAGCGGAAGTTGCCGCGCAGGGCGTTGATATCATAAGCCTCGGCATTGGTGACCCAGATCTGCCGACTCCTGAATTCATCATTGAAGCTCTTTACAAAGCAGCTCAAAACCCGGCTAACCATCAGTATCCATCCTATGTAGGCATGCTGACATTTCGTCAGGCTGTTGCTGACTGGTATAAAGAAAGGTTTAACGTACAGCTCGACGCCGCTACCGAAGTTGTTTCACTTATCGGCTCAAAAGAGGGGATCGCTCATTTTCCTCTCGCATTTGTAAATCCCGGTGATCTCGTTCTCGTAGCGTCACCAAACTATCCGGTTTATCCGGTGGCAAGCAGCTTTGCCGGCGGCGAAGTTGAAATGATTCCTCTCCTTGAAAAAAACGATTACCTGCCTGAACTTGATTCCATTGAAGATGCGAAGTGGGACAGAGCAAAAATCATTTTCGTCAACTACCCCAACAATCCCACATCTGCCGTTGCGACCCCCGCTTTTTACAAAGAGCTTGTTGCCAAGGCCAAAAAACACAACGTAATTATTGTTGCTGACGCAGCTTACACAGAAGTATATTACGAAGAAGACAAGAAACCTATTTCCATACTGGAAACTCCCGGTGCTAAAGATGTAGCCATTGAATTTCACTCTCTTTCCAAAACTTACAACATGACCGGATGGCGCTGCGGAATGGCAGTGGGTAATTCCTCACTTGTCGCCGGACTGGGAAAAGTTAAGGAAAATGTCGACTCAGGCATTTTTCAGGCTGTACAGGAAGCTGGAATTGTTGCACTAAAAGAAGGTGAGCCTTACGTAAAAGAGTTCCGCAAAATTTATAAAGAACGCCGGGACTTTGTTATTGATGCTCTCAAAAAAATCAACATTTCCTGCAAGGTGCCTGATGCATCCATTTTTGTATGGGCCAAAACTCCTGAAGGATATACTTCTTCCGAGTTCGTATCTAAGCTCCTCAAGGAAACCGGCGTAGTGGTTACCCCCGGAAATGGCTTCGGCGATTCTGGAGAAGGGTATTTCAGAATTTCACTGACGGTTGATACCGATAGACTCAAGGAGGCAGTATCACGGATTTCCCAACTATAA
- a CDS encoding LapA family protein codes for MRYLKVLALVILFFLSMVFFIQNTGDLSKEVTLSIELMQYKFMSQPLPYYLLILTAFAVGAIFCLLYFMGDKIRLSGQLRNCRTRMANLEQEVNSLRNLPLDEGNYPSAEESEEKA; via the coding sequence ATGCGTTACTTGAAGGTTTTGGCTCTGGTAATCCTGTTTTTCCTTTCCATGGTATTCTTTATTCAGAATACTGGTGATCTTTCCAAGGAAGTCACTCTGTCCATCGAACTGATGCAATATAAGTTCATGAGCCAGCCCCTTCCCTATTATTTATTGATCCTGACTGCTTTTGCAGTGGGTGCTATTTTTTGTCTGCTCTATTTCATGGGCGACAAAATCCGTCTTTCAGGTCAGCTGCGCAATTGCCGCACAAGAATGGCCAATCTTGAGCAGGAAGTTAATTCTCTCCGCAACCTCCCCCTCGACGAGGGGAATTATCCCTCCGCTGAAGAAAGCGAAGAGAAGGCTTAG
- a CDS encoding HIT family protein yields the protein MDVLWAPWRMDYILGPKPDECVFCIPENTDEDEERLILHRAEHCFVIMNKFPYNNCHLMVTPYRHVSKLTDLTEAQASEIMKYITVSCDILDQACNPQGINVGLNIGEAAGAGIAAHLHFQLVPRWNGDASFMAVFGETNVIPDHLSSTYKRLKPFFDSYCR from the coding sequence ATGGATGTATTATGGGCCCCCTGGCGTATGGACTACATACTCGGTCCAAAGCCGGATGAATGTGTTTTCTGTATACCTGAAAATACAGATGAAGATGAGGAAAGACTTATTTTGCACAGAGCAGAACACTGCTTTGTGATTATGAATAAATTTCCCTATAACAACTGTCATTTGATGGTCACGCCTTATCGGCATGTTAGTAAACTCACTGATCTCACTGAAGCGCAGGCTTCCGAGATCATGAAATATATAACCGTCAGCTGCGATATTCTGGATCAGGCATGTAATCCGCAGGGAATAAATGTAGGTCTGAATATAGGGGAAGCAGCAGGAGCTGGGATCGCCGCCCATCTCCATTTTCAGCTCGTTCCACGTTGGAACGGGGATGCATCGTTTATGGCAGTGTTTGGAGAAACTAATGTTATCCCCGATCACTTGTCTTCAACTTACAAAAGGCTCAAGCCGTTTTTTGACAGCTATTGTCGCTAA
- the mutS gene encoding DNA mismatch repair protein MutS, which produces MFEQYFQIKEEYPDSLLFYRMGDFYELFFEDAEIAAKELQISLTCRNPNSEFKIPMCGVPHHASKPYIAQLTEKGFTIALCDQIEDPKQAKGLVKRAVTRVYTPGTVVEDDNLSAKVNNYLAAIIWDESKSSGGLAWMDFSTGQWSGIQSKSENDLWQWALKINPRELILPQGKAVPNQYSEIDARITPAPSAGYFNFKSACENIREVQNVADLESLDLEDKMQLTQACGAMLAYLRQTQLQDFNHLGEFKPLNLSKFMILDEVTERNLELFKRLDGKKGKGTLLAVMDKTITPMGGRLLSVRLKQPWRDLSPIEQNQRAVTFFFDNDTLRSKMRELLDTVYDLERLSTRVVLGRATPKDFISLRQSLRTLPPIHSLLLTAARSTDEKSRAMAPILRTVMSKWDSMNDVAELLESALVDSPPPVITEGGLFKTGYNAELDELIQLTEHGEATLADLLKHEKEVNDLPKLKMGYNKVFGYYFELSKAFKGQVPEYFERRQTLVNSERYITPELKELEEKIISASYSRKTLEYNLFQKVREDVAKNRSRFMFMADAIAAVDFWQGLAETARVNRWVCPEVHPGMEVVIEEGRHPVVEAVQGSANYIPNSLTIDEKRRILLITGPNMAGKSTVLRQVALMGIMAQIGSYIPAYKGRIGLMDRVFSRVGASDNLAQGQSTFMVEMMETARILRQASKRSLVILDEIGRGTSTFDGLALAWAVVEELSRRARGGIRTLFATHYHELTSLEGVIDGLRNFNIAVREWKGDILFLRRLVPGPADKSYGIEVAKLAGVPKPVVVRAREILANLEEKSQDGGGNAPRQNSVQSILPGMICTGSEKKNEAPPEDHKVVKELRDLDVNGLSPIEALTLLNQWKKSLGDK; this is translated from the coding sequence ATGTTCGAACAGTACTTCCAGATAAAGGAAGAGTACCCGGATTCATTGCTATTTTACCGCATGGGGGATTTCTACGAACTTTTCTTTGAAGATGCTGAAATTGCAGCAAAAGAGTTACAAATATCACTCACCTGCCGCAACCCTAATTCAGAATTCAAGATCCCCATGTGCGGGGTTCCCCACCATGCATCCAAGCCTTATATTGCACAATTGACCGAAAAAGGGTTCACCATTGCCCTTTGTGACCAGATTGAAGATCCGAAGCAGGCCAAAGGGCTGGTCAAGCGCGCAGTTACACGCGTGTACACCCCCGGCACTGTGGTTGAAGATGATAACCTTTCTGCCAAAGTTAACAACTACCTTGCAGCCATCATCTGGGATGAATCAAAATCTTCAGGCGGCCTTGCCTGGATGGACTTTTCTACAGGTCAATGGAGCGGCATCCAAAGCAAGAGCGAAAATGATCTCTGGCAATGGGCACTTAAAATTAATCCCCGCGAACTTATTTTACCACAGGGAAAAGCTGTCCCTAATCAATATAGCGAGATTGATGCCCGTATCACTCCCGCCCCTTCTGCCGGATATTTTAATTTTAAATCCGCTTGCGAAAATATTCGGGAAGTACAGAATGTAGCTGATCTTGAATCACTTGACCTTGAAGATAAGATGCAACTGACGCAGGCTTGCGGTGCGATGCTGGCTTATCTGCGTCAGACTCAGTTGCAGGATTTTAATCATCTCGGAGAATTCAAACCGCTGAATCTTTCTAAGTTTATGATTCTTGATGAAGTAACTGAAAGAAATCTTGAACTTTTCAAACGTCTGGACGGTAAAAAAGGAAAAGGAACCCTGCTGGCAGTGATGGACAAAACCATTACCCCTATGGGGGGACGCTTGCTCTCAGTCCGTCTGAAACAGCCTTGGCGTGACCTTTCTCCTATCGAACAGAATCAGCGGGCCGTAACTTTTTTCTTTGATAATGACACGCTGCGTTCTAAAATGCGTGAGCTCCTTGATACAGTTTATGATCTGGAACGGCTTTCAACCCGCGTCGTGCTTGGCCGGGCCACTCCCAAGGATTTTATCAGTCTGCGCCAGAGTCTAAGAACATTACCGCCGATTCATTCACTTCTGTTGACAGCTGCGCGCAGTACAGACGAAAAAAGCAGGGCTATGGCTCCGATACTGCGGACTGTTATGTCTAAATGGGATTCCATGAATGATGTTGCAGAATTGCTTGAGAGTGCGCTCGTTGACTCCCCGCCTCCGGTGATAACTGAAGGCGGACTTTTTAAGACCGGCTACAATGCTGAACTTGATGAACTTATCCAGCTCACAGAACACGGTGAAGCAACTCTTGCAGATCTGCTCAAACATGAGAAAGAAGTAAACGATCTGCCCAAGCTTAAAATGGGATATAATAAGGTCTTTGGTTATTATTTTGAACTATCCAAAGCTTTTAAAGGTCAAGTACCTGAATATTTCGAAAGGCGGCAGACTCTGGTCAACAGTGAACGGTATATTACACCGGAACTGAAAGAGCTTGAGGAAAAAATAATTTCCGCCTCTTACAGCCGTAAGACACTTGAATATAATCTTTTTCAAAAAGTCCGTGAGGATGTTGCTAAAAACCGCAGCAGATTCATGTTCATGGCTGATGCAATTGCCGCCGTCGATTTCTGGCAGGGACTTGCTGAAACTGCGCGCGTCAATCGATGGGTCTGCCCCGAAGTGCACCCCGGCATGGAAGTCGTCATTGAAGAAGGCCGCCACCCTGTTGTGGAAGCTGTCCAAGGGTCTGCCAACTATATTCCCAACAGCCTGACTATTGATGAAAAACGTAGAATCCTGCTGATTACCGGGCCTAATATGGCAGGTAAATCAACAGTTTTGCGCCAAGTCGCACTTATGGGAATTATGGCCCAGATCGGTTCTTATATCCCTGCATATAAAGGACGAATCGGACTTATGGACCGCGTTTTTTCAAGGGTCGGAGCGTCGGATAACCTTGCTCAAGGCCAGTCAACTTTTATGGTCGAAATGATGGAAACCGCTCGTATTCTTCGTCAAGCTTCCAAGCGCAGCCTTGTTATCCTTGATGAAATCGGACGTGGAACCAGCACTTTTGACGGTCTTGCTCTGGCGTGGGCTGTGGTTGAAGAACTGTCACGGCGCGCCAGAGGAGGCATAAGAACTCTTTTCGCCACTCATTATCATGAACTTACTTCCCTTGAGGGAGTTATTGACGGCTTGCGCAATTTTAATATTGCAGTGCGTGAATGGAAAGGTGATATCTTATTTCTTAGACGACTTGTTCCCGGACCTGCTGATAAAAGTTACGGGATTGAAGTTGCCAAACTTGCGGGAGTCCCTAAGCCTGTAGTAGTCAGAGCGAGAGAAATCCTTGCGAATCTGGAAGAAAAATCTCAAGATGGAGGCGGTAATGCACCACGCCAGAACTCAGTTCAATCCATCTTGCCGGGCATGATTTGTACCGGCTCTGAAAAGAAAAATGAAGCTCCGCCGGAAGATCATAAGGTAGTTAAAGAACTGCGTGACCTTGATGTAAACGGACTTTCACCTATAGAAGCCCTTACTCTGCTTAATCAGTGGAAAAAATCACTGGGAGACAAATGA
- a CDS encoding tetratricopeptide repeat protein, whose protein sequence is MSFLSVFKKKKMTVSDNRAPSYSSGGNKGKSSIADTRAAIDELSKVVKDTPEAVEIYLALGNLYRSQGEIERAAQIRNSLIVRPGLDPAIKARALYELGRDFSRGGFLDRAVNAFEKAREIEGDSPEILTELAELAAGGREFEKAAHYYSKLRQYVQQAHYLARLAEDEFNEGEDAQGSRILKKALKISPSSTEAWLLVLSRLKKEGSLDKFRKKFHTALSLVPDHLRFVIIEGLLAESLVFGDTPINMADSIHDRNFPFYEAMVEEIEQADPDVIIHYYGARLLQLCGKQDEAGVWLEKTLMLNQNFWLARLELFNLAQDQQQLTSCFKNQLDFFVNIARKVQRFTCSGCGFKRDRIFFICPKCRSWHSITFRKELNQ, encoded by the coding sequence GTGTCTTTTCTAAGCGTATTCAAGAAGAAGAAAATGACGGTGTCCGATAATCGGGCGCCGTCTTATTCGTCTGGCGGCAATAAAGGGAAATCCAGTATTGCTGATACCCGGGCTGCTATTGATGAGCTGAGTAAAGTAGTCAAGGATACTCCGGAGGCCGTTGAAATATATCTGGCATTAGGCAACCTTTACCGCTCTCAGGGCGAAATTGAACGTGCCGCCCAGATTAGAAACAGCCTTATTGTTCGTCCCGGGCTTGATCCGGCCATTAAAGCTCGTGCCCTTTATGAGCTTGGTCGCGATTTCAGTCGCGGAGGTTTTTTAGACCGTGCGGTTAATGCATTTGAAAAAGCGCGGGAAATCGAAGGTGATTCCCCTGAAATTCTAACCGAACTCGCCGAACTTGCCGCAGGCGGCAGAGAATTTGAAAAAGCCGCTCATTATTATTCCAAACTCAGACAATATGTTCAGCAGGCTCACTACCTTGCACGTCTGGCTGAGGATGAGTTTAATGAAGGCGAAGACGCTCAGGGTAGCCGAATTTTAAAAAAGGCACTCAAAATATCCCCCAGTTCCACGGAGGCATGGCTTCTTGTTCTCAGCAGACTGAAAAAAGAAGGCTCTCTGGATAAATTCAGAAAAAAATTTCATACCGCCCTGTCACTTGTTCCTGACCATTTACGTTTTGTGATTATTGAAGGACTGCTAGCTGAATCACTTGTTTTCGGGGATACTCCCATCAATATGGCCGACTCTATTCATGATCGTAATTTTCCATTTTATGAAGCGATGGTTGAAGAAATTGAGCAAGCAGACCCTGATGTTATCATACATTATTACGGTGCACGGCTTTTACAGCTTTGTGGAAAGCAGGATGAGGCCGGGGTCTGGCTTGAAAAAACTTTAATGCTGAATCAAAATTTCTGGCTGGCAAGGCTGGAGCTTTTCAATCTGGCCCAAGATCAGCAGCAACTTACTTCATGTTTTAAAAATCAACTTGATTTTTTTGTAAATATTGCCAGAAAAGTACAAAGATTCACTTGTTCCGGTTGCGGTTTTAAGAGGGATAGAATATTTTTTATTTGTCCCAAATGCCGCAGTTGGCATTCAATTACGTTCCGTAAAGAACTGAACCAGTAA